The following are encoded in a window of Brevibacillus ruminantium genomic DNA:
- a CDS encoding DUF3243 domain-containing protein: MSVLDNFRDWKEFLGDRVEQAKQAGMESDTLQNVAYQIGGYLSGQVDPKNDQERLLKQLWDAGDEEQQRSLASLMVKLVQDPNNINRGN, encoded by the coding sequence ATGTCAGTTCTCGACAATTTTCGTGATTGGAAAGAGTTTCTCGGAGATCGTGTAGAACAGGCCAAGCAAGCTGGAATGGAAAGCGACACTCTGCAAAATGTCGCCTACCAGATCGGCGGCTACCTGTCTGGGCAGGTCGATCCGAAAAACGATCAGGAGCGCCTGCTGAAGCAGCTGTGGGATGCGGGCGACGAGGAGCAGCAACGCTCGCTTGCCTCGCTGATGGTCAAGCTGGTGCAAGACCCAAACAATATCAACCGTGGCAATTAA
- a CDS encoding helix-turn-helix domain-containing protein has protein sequence MSELGQVLQTARKEKGISLEDIQRITKIQRRYLEAIERGHFHQLPGHFYARAFIKSYAEAVGLDPNHIMSHFQSDLPAQPPQEQMERLRRRRVATTSNPLQAGRWVTKTLLVLFIALILGVTYVAFVNSDRFSADPVPGNNINPGAEVVNPGQAGTPNPVPNVPQAQTPNPPPVVPDTTPGMAGQDPLVPDAASQSVLTFESQQGSLYSYTLTGAESIKVKIKAVNDNCWYGAAEKKVNNFPKQGTLKKGDEVEIELGKTAYVRLGKPMAVEVTVNGATLDTSTLKFMPSNISIATGQSANQ, from the coding sequence GTGTCAGAGTTAGGTCAAGTGCTACAAACGGCTCGGAAAGAAAAAGGAATCTCGCTCGAGGACATACAGCGGATTACCAAAATTCAACGGAGGTATCTGGAAGCGATCGAGAGGGGTCACTTCCACCAACTTCCCGGCCATTTTTACGCACGTGCTTTTATCAAGAGCTACGCGGAAGCTGTTGGGCTTGATCCCAACCATATCATGAGCCATTTCCAGTCTGACCTGCCAGCCCAACCTCCACAGGAACAGATGGAACGGCTTCGCAGGCGGCGTGTAGCAACTACCAGCAATCCACTCCAGGCAGGCAGGTGGGTAACGAAAACCCTGCTTGTTCTGTTCATCGCATTGATCCTCGGCGTGACCTATGTTGCCTTTGTCAATAGCGACCGTTTCTCCGCTGATCCGGTGCCCGGGAATAACATCAATCCCGGTGCGGAGGTTGTCAACCCAGGCCAGGCTGGGACTCCGAATCCGGTGCCAAATGTACCGCAAGCGCAGACACCCAATCCTCCACCAGTCGTCCCGGATACGACACCCGGTATGGCAGGGCAGGACCCTTTGGTTCCGGATGCGGCCTCGCAGTCAGTCCTTACGTTTGAGTCGCAGCAAGGCTCGCTTTATAGCTACACGTTGACCGGTGCTGAATCCATCAAGGTGAAGATCAAAGCAGTCAATGATAATTGCTGGTATGGTGCAGCGGAAAAGAAAGTCAATAATTTTCCGAAACAAGGCACTTTGAAAAAAGGTGATGAGGTTGAAATCGAGCTGGGGAAAACGGCATATGTGCGCCTCGGCAAACCGATGGCTGTAGAAGTTACGGTAAACGGCGCGACGCTGGATACCTCCACACTCAAGTTCATGCCGTCCAATATCAGCATTGCCACAGGGCAATCAGCAAATCAGTAA
- a CDS encoding YmfK family protein, with product MDVQKEWYLEYEIAKNKPGLLGDVASILGMLGINIVTINGVDDMRRGMLLTTDDDGKIEIVRNVIQKMDKITVTRLRPPTMLDRLAVRHGRYIERDSEEKKTFLFVRDELGLLVDFMAEILKREGHQLIGIRGMPRVGKTESMIAASVSANKRWTFLSSTLLRQTVRSSLAIDEMSADHVYLIDGIVSTMRATEKHHSLLREVMSYPAAKIIEHPDIFVRESEYELSDFHYIIELRHHPEEEITYELINNRGFDHFDMT from the coding sequence ATGGACGTGCAAAAAGAGTGGTATCTGGAATATGAGATTGCCAAAAATAAACCGGGACTTTTGGGTGATGTTGCGTCCATTTTGGGGATGCTCGGCATCAACATCGTGACCATCAATGGTGTGGACGATATGCGAAGAGGCATGCTGCTGACCACAGATGACGATGGGAAAATTGAAATTGTACGCAATGTTATCCAAAAGATGGACAAGATAACGGTAACGCGGCTGCGTCCGCCGACCATGCTTGACCGTTTGGCAGTTCGCCACGGGCGCTATATCGAACGAGACAGTGAAGAGAAAAAGACATTTTTGTTCGTGAGGGATGAACTGGGGCTTCTCGTCGATTTTATGGCAGAGATTTTGAAGCGGGAAGGACATCAACTGATCGGGATCAGGGGGATGCCGCGCGTCGGTAAAACCGAATCGATGATTGCCGCCAGTGTTTCGGCCAACAAGCGGTGGACATTTCTCTCCTCCACGCTTTTGCGTCAGACTGTTCGCAGCTCCCTTGCCATTGATGAGATGTCCGCTGATCATGTATATTTAATAGATGGGATCGTTTCGACGATGCGTGCAACCGAAAAGCACCACTCTCTTTTGCGTGAAGTCATGAGCTATCCGGCCGCAAAAATTATCGAACATCCTGACATCTTCGTTCGAGAGTCTGAGTATGAACTATCCGACTTTCACTATATCATCGAACTGCGGCATCATCCTGAAGAAGAGATTACATACGAGCTGATCAACAACCGCGGTTTTGATCACTTTGACATGACATAA
- the yfmH gene encoding EF-P 5-aminopentanol modification-associated protein YfmH: MQTTVFDQLGETVYHETLPNGLAVYLVPKEGFSKTYAVFTTRYGSIDSHFRLKNGEEINVPDGIAHFLEHKMFEKKELDVMHEFSKNGASCNAFTSFNRTAYLFSCTDKLDRNINLLLDYVQEPYFTEASVEKEKGIIGQEITMYDDNPDWKVYMNLLKAMYQKFPINIEIAGTIESISHITKDNLYQCYETFYHPANMVLLVVGSFQPETVMKWVRDNQSAKDFPPAPRIERIFPEEPAGVAKSRVEANLTVGLPKCLIGFKEKTNGLTGKDLLKRELTTKLVLDIAFGNSSALYQKWYDSGLITESFDFDYSGETDYGYSIIGGDTPDPDKLVTELQAGIRGLIQSGIHQQDFERAKRKKIGLFLRSLNSVEFIANQFTSYKFNGSELFSVVPTLESITREDVEARMKEHFVFEQMSVSIVRSASPQE, translated from the coding sequence ATGCAGACGACCGTATTTGATCAGTTGGGCGAAACTGTTTATCATGAGACGCTGCCAAACGGGTTGGCCGTTTATCTGGTCCCCAAAGAGGGATTCAGCAAAACCTACGCCGTCTTTACGACGCGATACGGCTCGATTGACAGTCATTTTCGCTTGAAAAACGGAGAGGAAATCAATGTGCCGGATGGCATTGCTCATTTTCTCGAGCACAAAATGTTCGAGAAAAAAGAGCTGGACGTGATGCACGAATTCAGCAAAAATGGTGCTTCCTGCAATGCCTTCACCAGCTTTAACCGCACGGCCTATTTGTTTTCCTGCACCGACAAGCTTGATCGCAATATTAACCTCCTTTTGGATTATGTCCAGGAGCCGTATTTCACAGAGGCCAGTGTGGAAAAGGAAAAGGGCATCATCGGTCAGGAAATCACCATGTACGATGACAATCCCGACTGGAAGGTTTACATGAACCTTTTAAAAGCAATGTACCAGAAATTTCCGATCAATATCGAGATTGCCGGTACGATTGAATCCATCTCGCATATCACCAAGGACAATCTGTACCAATGCTACGAAACCTTCTACCATCCCGCAAACATGGTGCTGCTGGTCGTCGGTTCCTTCCAGCCGGAAACAGTGATGAAATGGGTGCGAGACAACCAGTCAGCCAAAGACTTCCCGCCGGCGCCCCGGATCGAACGGATATTTCCGGAGGAACCGGCAGGGGTGGCTAAAAGCCGGGTTGAAGCGAATTTGACGGTGGGCTTGCCGAAATGCTTGATTGGCTTCAAAGAAAAGACAAACGGACTTACAGGCAAGGACTTGTTAAAGCGGGAGCTGACTACTAAACTTGTATTGGACATCGCGTTTGGCAACAGTTCGGCACTCTATCAGAAATGGTATGACTCCGGATTGATTACGGAAAGCTTTGACTTCGATTACAGTGGCGAAACTGATTACGGTTATTCGATTATCGGCGGAGATACACCCGATCCAGACAAACTGGTAACAGAGCTGCAGGCAGGTATTCGCGGTTTGATACAATCGGGTATCCACCAGCAGGATTTTGAGCGGGCCAAGCGAAAGAAAATTGGACTGTTCCTCCGGTCGCTCAATTCCGTCGAATTTATCGCGAACCAGTTTACCAGCTACAAATTTAATGGAAGCGAGCTGTTTTCCGTGGTGCCGACGCTGGAGTCGATCACCCGCGAAGATGTAGAAGCGCGCATGAAGGAGCATTTTGTTTTTGAACAAATGTCTGTCTCGATTGTTCGTTCTGCTTCGCCACAGGAGTAG
- the ymfI gene encoding elongation factor P 5-aminopentanone reductase, translating to MYNRPPWALVTGASGEIGQAISLALVEMGIPLYLHYHRSADKIEAILHVCRERGVPAYAMQADLRDTKQIEAMFGAMLTPPLLLVNNASIDHVGLMTDVSPEQFDDLIAANVRSTFFVTQKAIPAMLRERFGRIVNISSLWGLTGSSCEVLYSLSKGAVHAFTKAVSKELGPNGITVNAVAPGAIQGGMMNRFSREDIEMITSEIPLGRLGAPQEVAAVVRFLLSPEAGYVTGQIISPNGGWYT from the coding sequence ATGTATAATAGGCCGCCGTGGGCTTTGGTAACAGGGGCATCGGGCGAGATCGGGCAGGCGATCAGCCTGGCGCTTGTGGAGATGGGCATCCCGCTTTATCTGCATTATCATCGGTCTGCTGACAAAATCGAGGCCATTTTGCACGTTTGCCGGGAGCGAGGGGTTCCGGCATACGCCATGCAGGCTGATCTGAGAGACACGAAGCAAATCGAGGCGATGTTTGGTGCCATGCTGACGCCCCCGCTGCTGCTCGTCAATAATGCGTCGATTGATCATGTAGGACTGATGACGGATGTGTCGCCGGAACAATTCGACGACCTCATCGCAGCCAACGTCCGCTCGACCTTTTTTGTCACCCAAAAAGCCATTCCGGCAATGCTGCGTGAGCGCTTTGGCCGCATCGTGAACATCTCGTCCCTGTGGGGGCTGACAGGTTCATCCTGTGAAGTGCTGTATTCACTGAGCAAAGGTGCGGTGCACGCTTTTACCAAAGCAGTGTCAAAAGAGCTGGGACCAAATGGAATTACTGTCAATGCTGTTGCTCCTGGCGCGATTCAGGGAGGCATGATGAACCGCTTCAGCCGAGAGGACATTGAGATGATCACCTCCGAGATCCCTCTTGGCAGGTTGGGTGCGCCGCAAGAAGTAGCAGCGGTTGTGCGATTCCTCCTCTCCCCCGAAGCTGGCTATGTCACCGGCCAGATTATCAGCCCGAACGGCGGTTGGTACACGTAG